A genomic stretch from Hydrogenispora ethanolica includes:
- a CDS encoding nucleotide sugar dehydrogenase — protein MERQAALPRLEVAVKRRVCIFGQGFVGLPLSLSYSLRDCQVMGVDADPSLVSRLNDAATDLQEHYLGQSIQTVLARQLQQGRYLATTDAPAALRECSDIIVTVGIPIVQGEPSLLHLKTACQTIGRDLKRDDLVLIRSTVIPGTTEELILPLLEAESGLRAGRDFYLAYAPERIAEGRAFEEIADMPTLVAGINAESAARAKELLAEVCQSEIIVADSIRAIETAKLFENLQRDANIAIAQELARFTEAMGLDILEVIRLANTHRRVNLLQPGPGVGGYCIPNAYHYLAKKAESLGVELPLMKLCREKNAALPEFFAAKLEGLLQTAGKSLPQSQIAVLGLAMKDCSNDDRISPPVDICHILLARGAAVRAYDPLVTTAYPFKVPTLPEALRNADALLILARQPGFEALDCATIVELMKPGPVCLDTRSVIGREDAAGHDLVYWRI, from the coding sequence ATGGAACGGCAAGCGGCGTTGCCGCGCCTCGAGGTGGCGGTCAAACGGCGGGTGTGTATTTTTGGACAGGGTTTTGTGGGTTTACCCTTATCCCTCAGTTATTCGCTCCGCGACTGTCAGGTCATGGGGGTGGATGCCGATCCGTCCCTGGTGTCCCGGCTCAATGATGCCGCCACGGATCTGCAGGAACATTACCTCGGCCAGAGCATCCAGACCGTGCTGGCGCGGCAGTTGCAGCAGGGTCGCTACCTGGCTACCACCGATGCCCCGGCCGCGCTGCGGGAGTGCTCCGATATCATTGTCACGGTGGGCATTCCAATCGTTCAGGGCGAGCCGTCGCTGCTTCATCTGAAAACGGCTTGTCAGACCATCGGCAGGGATTTAAAACGGGATGATCTGGTGTTGATCCGCAGCACGGTCATACCGGGAACCACCGAAGAGCTGATCCTGCCGCTCCTGGAGGCGGAGTCCGGGCTGCGGGCGGGCCGGGATTTTTATTTGGCATATGCGCCGGAACGGATTGCCGAGGGCCGGGCCTTTGAGGAGATTGCCGACATGCCGACCCTGGTGGCGGGGATCAATGCCGAGAGCGCCGCCCGGGCCAAGGAGTTGCTGGCCGAGGTCTGTCAGTCCGAGATCATTGTGGCCGACAGCATCCGGGCCATTGAAACCGCCAAACTTTTCGAAAACCTGCAACGGGACGCCAACATCGCGATCGCGCAGGAATTGGCCAGGTTCACCGAAGCCATGGGGCTGGATATCCTGGAGGTGATCCGGCTGGCCAACACCCACCGCCGCGTCAACCTGTTGCAGCCCGGGCCGGGAGTGGGCGGCTATTGCATACCCAATGCCTATCATTATTTGGCCAAAAAGGCGGAATCTTTAGGGGTGGAGCTGCCGCTCATGAAGTTATGCCGGGAAAAAAACGCGGCCTTACCGGAGTTCTTTGCCGCTAAACTGGAGGGTTTGCTACAAACGGCCGGCAAATCACTGCCGCAGTCGCAAATTGCAGTGCTCGGCCTGGCGATGAAAGACTGCTCCAATGACGACCGCATCAGCCCGCCGGTGGATATCTGCCATATCCTGCTCGCTAGGGGCGCGGCGGTCCGCGCTTATGACCCGCTGGTGACCACCGCTTATCCTTTTAAAGTGCCGACTTTGCCGGAAGCACTGCGCAATGCCGACGCGCTGTTGATCCTGGCGCGCCAGCCCGGATTCGAGGCGTTGGACTGCGCGACCATCGTTGAACTGATGAAACCCGGCCCGGTCTGCCTGGATACGCGGTCGGTGATTGGGCGGGAGGACGCCGCCGGCCATGACCTGGTCTACTGGCGGATCTAA
- a CDS encoding glycosyltransferase: MRILHVINDLGPGGAQKLLSNYLLHSDGALQHDLCLLYPTESPQLACLNHRPIRVHAFNLTRKYSVQAVLRLGQLIRKNHYDLVHVHLFPAQYFAALAALFFPGTRFVFSEHNSFNRRRSHPLYRCADWLAYLPYQKVICVSEDTQKTLLDWLPGLKSKAVILYNGVPLGPLRQADPQFDMLLIGSLRSHVKGVDLLLRAVAGLGDAVSRVAIAGEGKLLPELLRLRDELGLTSKVHLLGNRDDIPELLAQSKMLVMPSRWEGLPIALLEAMAAAKPIVATPVGGIPELIESGRNGLLVPPDDVPALTAAIRRLLADPAAAAELGKHAYQDVCAKFALERYIRGLRELYDGLVPCKEPVMEGL, encoded by the coding sequence ATGCGAATCCTGCACGTAATCAATGATTTGGGCCCCGGGGGAGCCCAAAAACTGCTGAGCAATTACCTGTTGCACTCCGATGGCGCGCTGCAGCACGACTTGTGCCTGCTGTATCCCACGGAATCCCCGCAACTGGCTTGCTTGAACCACCGTCCGATCCGGGTCCATGCTTTCAATTTGACCCGCAAGTATAGTGTCCAGGCGGTCCTCCGCTTGGGACAACTGATCCGGAAAAACCATTATGATCTGGTCCATGTGCATCTGTTCCCGGCCCAATACTTCGCGGCGCTGGCGGCCCTCTTTTTTCCGGGGACGCGCTTCGTATTCTCGGAGCATAATTCCTTTAACCGCCGGCGCAGTCATCCGCTCTACCGCTGCGCGGACTGGCTCGCTTATTTGCCGTATCAAAAAGTGATTTGCGTCAGCGAAGACACGCAAAAGACTCTGTTGGACTGGCTTCCCGGCTTGAAGAGCAAGGCGGTGATCCTTTATAACGGCGTGCCGCTGGGTCCGCTACGGCAAGCCGATCCTCAGTTCGATATGCTGTTGATCGGCTCCTTGCGCAGCCATGTCAAAGGCGTGGACCTGCTGCTCCGGGCCGTCGCCGGGCTGGGCGACGCCGTCAGCCGGGTCGCCATTGCCGGAGAGGGCAAGCTCCTGCCGGAGCTGCTCCGGCTCCGCGACGAACTGGGATTGACGTCCAAGGTCCATCTTTTAGGCAACCGGGACGATATTCCGGAGTTGCTGGCCCAGTCCAAAATGCTGGTCATGCCTTCGCGCTGGGAAGGATTGCCCATTGCGCTCCTGGAAGCGATGGCAGCCGCCAAACCCATTGTCGCGACGCCGGTGGGGGGGATCCCCGAACTGATCGAGAGCGGGCGCAACGGATTATTGGTGCCTCCCGATGATGTGCCGGCACTGACCGCAGCCATCCGGCGGCTGTTGGCGGATCCCGCCGCTGCGGCGGAGTTGGGCAAGCACGCCTACCAGGATGTGTGCGCGAAATTCGCGCTGGAGAGGTATATCCGGGGGCTGCGGGAGCTGTATGACGGGCTGGTCCCGTGTAAAGAGCCGGTAATGGAGGGTTTGTAA